Within Vicia villosa cultivar HV-30 ecotype Madison, WI linkage group LG1, Vvil1.0, whole genome shotgun sequence, the genomic segment GAGGAGAGAGAAAGGGTATCGAACATTGTTTGATGATGGCCCTAGAGACATCCAATAAACTTCAAGTGAAGATCTTGTAAGTTCGCGCAAAAACCTGAGCAAAGTACTCGTGATCAAATATATATGCCATAAACAAGTTAGAACACGACACCACATCTATTCCATTTCACTCACACTTTATAGTTTAGgacattataaataaaaaaggtCACTAATCCCTAAGGGAGactatcttcccatttttgagcATCTGATATGGTTGTACTTGCTCCCTCAAAATACGCAGAGGATGGTGAAAATGATCAACTTGTTGCAAGGCGTTCTCAAAGAATTCTGATACGGATACTATTCTAGCAATGAGTGATTAATTTAAACTTTAAGCCGAGGAGGCATTCTCAAGGCGCGTGTTTTCCAGGTCTCCTTGAACTGCTGAGAGAGACGCCTGCGTAGCCGATAAAGAAGCTACATCGAAGCTAGAGCTTTATCCTTCCTCGCGACGCCCCTCACCAAAAGGGTTACTTGGTCAGCTAATGAACTAGGCAGGTTGAGGGAACTCAAAGTTATCACCTACCCCAGTAAGAGCATAAGACACTTTTTGTATTTCTTGCATGTACATATCTCACTGAAATGTCAAGCTTTGAACATTCTCTTCTAGCCGCTGCTTCTCCTTGCGTTGTTGGTCTAACAAGGAAGCATCTCAATGGTCAGCACCACCAATGGCCAGAACTGAAGAAGCACGAATACCGTGCCAAATTTGACAGCTCTTCCTCAAAAGCCTGCCTGATCAAGTTGGCTAGATAAGTACAATCTTCTTGCGAGGTAGTCGCCAGGTGTTCTATCAGAGGATCCGACACACGCAACGGACTTCAGGGGTCATTCGAAATACCGCCACCCTTAGCATACCTGAGGTGGAAGAAGCATTGACCAGTCTCGAAGCATTTGAAGGCCCCAATGCATTTTGAGTTGGCCAAATTCCATATCTTAATAGATGGAACACTTCTTCATCCTTCATTGGGTCTTCAAATAATGATTACCAAAGTAAGCCAATTACAAACAATCTAGTTGACGACAGAAAGGCTAACTACATGCAGAACTCACTAAAGATGAACTTTCTCTCGTCTTTGGTGCAAGCATCAATCAACAGACGAGTTTTGATAAGTCATTTCAAGCGCTTCCGTGAAGTTTCATCCTAAGGAGTAACATCCTCGGGGTAACCCAACTCTTTGACTAAACTCACCAACCATTTATTCAAATACAAATCCTCTTAAAATAGGTCATCCTCCTTGTAGACATATAATACATTCCCCATTATGAAGTGACCCTTGTTCCAGTACTTGGGAAATAGGTCAATACACATGCCTCTCACTCTGCTCACTACGGTGCATACTGTTGCATGAGCCTTTGGACGGAGTGAGACGACTAGGAAGAATCCATTTTTGAAATGCTTCAGGCTCTTCGAAAACATCTCGAAACTACTAAAAACTTGAACCAAATTAATCAAACCATGGCTCCACATATGAGTCGCCAAACTACGTTGATCACCACAATCACCATCGTTGCtcattaaataattttgcaagaaCTGAATATACAATTTTTAAAGTATATGTTAACTTCTTACCAATTTAACCATATTTTAAAGTATGAATTAACTTTTGACCAAATTAACCATCATTCATCCGCGTATACTTTTGAAACATTGACAACCAATGCTCACAATTCGACATTTATCTTTACTTTGATTAGCTGTAAATAACGATGCAATGAACATGCTAACTATTTCTTACACATTCAAAGTATCCATAATGGAGAATAAATATAGGAAGGGATGAACACTTCAAATTAATCATATACACTGTACTCTGTAGTACAAGAAGAATGCAATTTCCTTTGGAaaagaacaacaaaatgatgCAATACATTTTCACATCCCATATATAAAACCAGGAATAGAACTTCCAAATCCCTTAAAATGGGTCTGAAACAATTAGAATGAGTAAAATTGCAGTCTTACAACATATTAGAAACATGATGGATGAGATATCTATGTGTTCGATCATCATTCATTGATTTCCTCGAGACTGAACAAATAAACACAGCTCTGTTAATATGCAAAATTCAGAACATGAATCTAAAGGTAAAACTAAAGATGTAGTAACCAAAATTCTCTCTTTTACACAAAAAACTGTTACTTTACAATTTCTAAACTCTTGTGAATAGTGATTCACAAAATGGACAACAATGAACAACAAAGTAACACATGACATGAGATATAGAAGTGCCTTCTTGTTGAATGATGATCAAGGCTTTGAGAAGAACGAATTAGTTACGGAGATCGCTATTCGTATTCAAACTCTATCTTGACATCTGTATATTCTCTTCCAAGTTGAATAATGAAATCGGTAAATTTTGCCAAAATTATGCATTCTTCATGTGTTTTGACCTCCGAAACAAAACCATGAATGACCATTTTTTTCAAGTTGGGACATCTTTCCAAAAGCCCAGCTACCCATACTGCAAAAAGATCATTGATTGAAGTCCATCCAAGTTCTAACACCGACACATTCGTCAGAAGAGACGAGCCTTGTAGGCCATAATTAAGTACACCGTCTCTTAAATCATAACTTAATGACAAGAACATCAGTTGAGGAAAGAAAACAGAAATCGTTTGCAAGTCCACAACTTCATCATCGTCTTCAAAAACAACGCCCCACAGTCGAAGTCTACGTAACTTTGATGCTTTTGAGATCATATGGTAAAACTTTGGCCACATAATTGTGAAGTTGCTTATGTCTACAAACTCAAGGCTATCTGCATTGTCACCAATATCAAGATGGATGACACGCACATCATCAACCTTCAACACTTTCATAGACCCCTTTCCAATCAATTCAAAAACCTCAAAAGTACAATCTTTAAGATGTAAACACTCGAGTAAATCCGCCTCTATTACAAATTTATCCAAACCAAATGACTCAACCGAGAATTCCTTCAAAGAGCTACTAATCTCCATGGAAGCCTGCGAATCTGACATAGAAATCTCCGGGCTAACCATAGACAACGTTTCAAGCCCCGGACAAGCGGTAACTAAAAGGCACAAATCCAACTCCAAGATGCTAACAAAACTCAACGAAAGCGACTTCAAGCAAGGAAACTTCTGATAACTAGGGTCCACACGCGTGATAGAGTTCCGACCCAACGCCAACCCTTCCAGCTTCTGCCTACTGCATTTCTCAGTAATATTAAACATCGGCGGCGCGCTCACGTGAAAATGCAATTCGCACAAGGTATCCCTTGTATACATAAGCCAAGCAATAACCGGTACAGTGGAAAATTCATGAACATCTGACATTGAAATGATTAAACACCGCAATGCCTTGGTTTGAAAGATTGTTTGAGTAATGAGTATTTCCAAAGTATCAGAGGTAAAGTCATGATAAACAGGCCAATCACAAGAGTTGAATGAAAGAGTGTGGAAATGAGAACGCCATGCTTGTCTCCATTTCTTGCAAGTTGATGAAGCAACCACATTGTTACGAGCAGACCTAATGTGAGATAGTATATTACCAATCACTTCAACAGGGATATTCTCCATGAGGGAATAACGTAAACTCAGACACTAGAaacaggggtggccctgagcacgggttCGCGGGGCGGGAGTCCAGGGCCCCAtgattttaggggcaccaaaaaaaATTTTCTTacccctatatatattaaaagacaatgttctattacaaaaatacttggtaataattttttttttaaatactgattaacaaaattataggggcactacttaataaaagaatgtaactAGGaatatacccgtgcgtccgcacgggtaaaaaTGATTTAGTAGTGTAAAATTATACTACAAATTAAGAGTtatgtttatgtatgtttttaGAATCTAATTGATTGTGTTCCGTAACACTTCATAAAATATTTCATTCACATTTTCAACATTTAAAGACAAGTGCAAATGAGTGATAACTCAACACCTACTAAATAATAAATTATCTTAAGAGTAAGAATGAATCGGTTATTCAATCATATTCCAATGAAAAGATTGGAAtacatattattatttaaaatatttcatcattgaaagggtcaatttatgtatatatttttgtcTAGATCTAATCGTGTCTAGTGTTACTTTATCGAGTGCAAATTAACATTTATATGTTTTGTTGCTTGGATCTAACTTGTTGTATCCATAACATTAAAGACAAGTGCAAAATTATAATGAGTAAGATGAATATGATTTTGAAATAGATATTGTAAAAatagatatatatatagatatagaaTTGTTATTCATTTTTGTATTTATAtagaattgttaattaaaataaaataggtatcatGTTGATAGTGCCctgtaataaaaatagaaatttgacatttaaaaataatttttttggtctcaaataaagacaattgttaattaaaataaaatagatattttactGATAATACcccgtaaaaaaaaaataaaaattttgacaattgaaaataaaaattttgtgtctcaaataaataaaattgttaattaaaataaaaaaggaatttcGCAAATAGTGGCCCGTTATtaaagtagaaattttgacattagaaaataattttttaataattatgaatattttttaataatcataaaataattatattttcggTTGAGTAAATTTTGACGTGTTCCtcttcattttattaaaaaaagattcAATTTTTTTGGTGCCCCAtgattttaggggcaccaaaaaaattttttttacccctatatatattaaaagagaatgttctattacaaaaatacttggtaataattttttttttaaatactgattaacaaaattataggggcactacttaataaaagaatgtaatttctcttctttttccaaatgagagttatgtctctaaaaccctaactctcttactatcttttttttttaattgggcttaacccacaatccagtctcattgtgttatatttcttccacttaggcccaattcataatattcctctaattactcaattaagccaaataacacacataattgaataatcacataacataacaaatattattcccaataatatcccacaactacaattgctccataacttaattaataccaacccgcgattgtatttctccgactaatccgactaattaatccgaccataaacttaacttctcaaattaacatattaatacaattacgcctttagaataatactgaTAAATCCCGACTTCGACTATTTCCAACAaataaatccttgatttaatttaattaaataattaattaaattcgggtcGTTACACATCTGCTGAAAgaattttttctaaattaaaattcttaaaatctcatttgaggtctactatgtcacaagatagattaaatagtcttgcgttgatttcaattgaaaatatttttttgaggaaccttgattatgaacaaattattaacgaTGTTGCAATAAAAAAtgctaagaggatgatatttaaataatttaaaaagtttGATCAATTGTTTTATAGGAAAAAAGAcgggatcaagaagaagaataataaggctctttatagtgatttatgttttggtgtagtataaacattgattcaaagatctatattttctactctttttgcagaatgtcaaaaaaaatgtattttttattcaattatttcttttatcttatgtatttattgttaaaaagttATAGGGACACCACACTTTTAattcgcccaaggcacccaaattcaaaggaccggtcCTGACTAGAAACTCAACTCTGACACAGAGACGTCTGCACACTACTGAGTAAATTAATCATAATTAGAAGTGTCAGTTTAAGATAGTAATCACGGCAAAACTAGTGCATTGTAATAGTAATCGTAAGGAATGAGCATCGAAGTATAGaaaaaagaatttgaaaaaaatgttGAATAGAGAATTTTGGGGAAATAGGGAGTTAAGATATTGTTATGGAAGGAATAACGAAAATGGAATTGAAGAAAGTGGGACTAACCAGAAGAATGAAGCGATCGTGGAATCTTGGAAATGGATGAAAGGAATAGGCGAGGTGAatgaatgaagaaaagaaagggTGAGGTTCGTTAGTTGCTATGCATTTGATTCattgaatattttaaataatacgtaaataaaattaaaaaaattcttaggattttttttttatgtgaaaTTTCTTGGGAATTTTTGCTGTGGGAAAAGGGCtcctaaataatttatttaattttgttaattataaaaatataaataattaatatagatATATATTTCAGCCTTAATAATCGAGTTTGaattttctctttcaacattTTTTTCATCTAATTAACTCCTTTACATTTGTTTTTCTATCTCTTTCAACATTTtctctttataattttttttcttaattctcTCTATCCTATTACATGTGCTTTAGTTGTAGGTGAGAAAGATGAAATGAgagtttgaaaataaattttgtttacattaaaaataataattaaatatgcatataaaataattattttatatttgatttattaattttttatcaataaattttatttttagtataaataataattaaaataaaattcaattataGTTTTgatctctattttattttatttttagaattgatttcacaattttaaatttaaacagttttatatttttttaatatttttgtaattaaaattgataatatataaattttCATTTGATATTTCATTTATAAAACGTGGTGAATCGTATAAGAGTCTTTGTAAAACTTTAAGTGTAAAAAATCTAAGGtatcatattttaaaaatgtttaaatGCAGTTTTCatccttcaatttttttaattatttgatatTGGCCCTtcaaattttaattgtttaattttggtactttaaattttttaattttttaattttgatctcTAAGTAAATAATTAATTTCAACCCCTCAAATTTactaattatttgattttgatccttcaaatttaatttcttttggatttaaacaaaactttttcttgttaacttttttttttttacaaaagaaaaatagaCCACTAACTAACTAAAATAAGAGATTATTTTCCAATAACATGTGAAACTTTTAACAAAGTCATTTTAGAATATAGAAACAAGCCTACAATAACTTTAATAGAAAGATTGAAATTTTATATAACCAATAAAATTGTAAGATATTGAGATTTTATGTTTAAATTATTGGATAAtaaatttgttattttaattagctAGTGGTCCattttttattatcaaaataattttttattaaacatatggtgaatgaaatattttaaatttcaatatattatatttaaacaaataacaaacaaatattaaaaaaaattagtctaCAGGTTAAAATTTAGAAtaacaaacaaatattaaaaaaatttagtctACATGTTATTAGGGGAATATCAAATGCAAAAGAGGACAAATTTGAGAGgctcaaatcaaacaattgaaactaACAATTTAaagaccaaaatcaaacaattgaaacttGAAAAATCAAAATCAAGTAATTGAAAAATTTGGAGACCAAAATTACATTTAAAgcctttttaaaaatatatatatgacataAACTAATTTGGATTCTCTCCTATTTTAATGGAGCAGTCATCCCTCCAATTTGCAATCCAATGGTGGATATATCCATATCAAAAACAATAGTTATAAGAGACATTTAAATAGAGCAAATCAATGGCTAGGATTAAAGCAGCATGGAAGCATGAGAAAAATAGCAGGAGACAATCCATATCCGACATAAACTTTCAACTAGAcgtgttaaaatttattttatttaaaataaaatatttagtcGTTTTCAAAGTATGTATTTTGAAAAactaaaaagtaaatatttttgaaaattaattacaaaaacaaatttttttaatttcttttgtgggaaaaaaattattttaaaaataaaaaaattgactttttataaataaaaaattgatttttccataaactaaaaaataaaccGGATTTTCCCCAATAAAAATCGCTTTTGTTACAagaaaatcattttattttcaaaataaagaaaattcatcttttttttttggaaaatatggattttttaaaataaaaaatggattttttttcaaaaatagaaaacaaactttttaattttatttttaataaattaaaaaatagaaattttttattttggaaaacttaaaattaaatgttctctaaaaatatatattttttataaataaaattgaaataagaaatttatgaaaaaatttGGTCTTTGAAGTCCTACTTGAATTTTGGGGATTTTTGATTTACGGGGCCTATTTATTTTGAGGTTCATTTATGTTGGGAATTATTTTTTTCATCTTAAGCATTATTTCTCCACCCTAATGAAAAACCAAAGCTACCTCTAAAATTCGAAAAATACATTTTCGAACACACTCCAAATACATCAAATTTACGCGTAGATGAGTCACACTCTTGTTTTGtcaaaagaaagtttgaaaaatatacttttgaaaaatttaaaaaatatacttCCGTAAATATTTAGATAAGATAATTATGTCGGCCCACGCTCTTTCTCCTAGTATATAAAACATGACATCTTAGATCTACATGAAGTGAGCATATATATACTATCATTGTAGACATTTTAGATCTACATGAAGTGAAAACATATATATGATATCATTCTGATAGTGGCATGTTTACATAGTATATATGTTGTCACTTTCATGTCGATTTAAGATGTAAGGAGGACAATGGGTATCTACGGGCACATGTATTAATCTCTTGCAATCTGCCTTGTTTAGTAAATATGATATTCGTACTTGGCCGATACCAGTGTGGGTATCTACCAGACGGGTATCTGTGGATTTAGATATCCACGAATATTAACAGATATCCGTggatactattttttttaaaaataaactaaattttctTATCCCTTTTacagacaaaaaaaaaagtttcaaatttaatatatactaataataataataataataataataataataataataaggcttAAATAGTtcc encodes:
- the LOC131609365 gene encoding F-box/LRR-repeat protein At1g67190-like, translated to MENIPVEVIGNILSHIRSARNNVVASSTCKKWRQAWRSHFHTLSFNSCDWPVYHDFTSDTLEILITQTIFQTKALRCLIISMSDVHEFSTVPVIAWLMYTRDTLCELHFHVSAPPMFNITEKCSRQKLEGLALGRNSITRVDPSYQKFPCLKSLSLSFVSILELDLCLLVTACPGLETLSMVSPEISMSDSQASMEISSSLKEFSVESFGLDKFVIEADLLECLHLKDCTFEVFELIGKGSMKVLKVDDVRVIHLDIGDNADSLEFVDISNFTIMWPKFYHMISKASKLRRLRLWGVVFEDDDEVVDLQTISVFFPQLMFLSLSYDLRDGVLNYGLQGSSLLTNVSVLELGWTSINDLFAVWVAGLLERCPNLKKMVIHGFVSEVKTHEECIILAKFTDFIIQLGREYTDVKIEFEYE